A region of Diadema setosum chromosome 15, eeDiaSeto1, whole genome shotgun sequence DNA encodes the following proteins:
- the LOC140238451 gene encoding acetyl-coenzyme A transporter 1-like has translation MSSPKRRGAKKPISDSLVNDQSSSHMKESSEYTINSSTSNHDEDSSHHDGCSNLDRDRGSILLLLFLYVLQGIPLGLAGSVPLLLQSRNISYKEQAVFSFVYWPFSIKLLWAPIVDAVFIGKIGRRKSWLVPSQYLIGLFMIILSRQVSGLLGDTSANSSGPNVPMLTLLFFILNFLAATQDIAVDGWALTMLSPGNVGYASTCNSVGQTAGYFIGNILFMALESADFCNKYLRSEPLPHGIMTLQDFLFFWGIVFFITTTVVAVLKKETNSHQDSDMSVAAAYRQLYRVVQLPVVMSYMGILLTGKIGFAAADSISALKLIEEGVPKERLALLGVPLVPLQIVLPWVISKYTAGSRPLNVNLNAMPFRLLMGLEFAWLVWITPSMKLPDGTFPVYYYGLLIVSYAFHQVALYCMFVSSMAFHARISDPVMGGTYMTLLNTLSNLGGNWPPTVALWLVDNLTWKSCLGGSEEGLDCDVHAEVEACTGAGGKCITDVDGYYIESAICVVIGFVWYWMYRRRILRLQDLPLSLWKLKGLQQSRD, from the exons ATGTCGTCTCCAAAGAGGAGAGGAGCAAAGAAGCCAATCAGCGATTCACTTGTTAATGATCAAAGTTCAAGTCATATGAAGGAAAGTTCTGAGTATACAATCAATTCATCAACATCAAATCATGATGAGGACTCATCCCACCATGATGGGTGCAGCAATCTGGATCGGGACAGGGGAAgtattctcctcctcctcttcctctacGTCCTCCAGGGGATACCGCTGGGCCTGGCTGGAAGCgtccccctcctcctccagaGCCGCAACATCAGCTACAAGGAGCAGGCCGTGTTCAGCTTTGTTTACTGGCCCTTCAGCATCAAGCTCCTTTGGGCGCCCATCGTTGATGCAGTGTTCATCGGCAAGATTGGTCGGCGCAAGTCTTGGCTTGTACCTAGCCAGTACCTCATTGGCCTCTTCATGATCATACTGTCAAGGCAGGTCAGTGGCCTGCTCGGGGATACTAGTGCAAACAGCAGTGGCCCGAATGTACCTATGCTGACTCTTCTCTTCTTCATACTAAATTTTCTGGCAGCAACACAGGATATAGCTGTGGATGGTTGGGCCCTTACTATGCTGTCACCAGGCAATGTTGGATATGCATCAACATGTAATTCAGTTGGCCAGACTGCTGGTTACTTCATTGGAAATATTCTGTTTATGGCCTTGGAGTCTGCTGATTTTTGTAATAAGTATTTGCGTTCTGAGCCACTACCCCATGGAATTATGACACttcaag ATTTCTTGTTCTTCTGGGGAATAGTATTCTTCATCACCACAACTGTAGTTGCAGTTCTCAAAAAGGAGACGAACAGTCATCAGGATTCAGATATGAGTGTAGCGGCAGCATATCGTCAGTTATATCGCGTTGTGCAATTGCCTGTTGTCATGTCTTACATGGGAATTCTTCTGACAGGCAag ATTGGCTTTGCAGCTGCAGATTCTATATCTGCCTTGAAGCTCATTGAGGAGGGAGTTCCTAAGGAGCGACTGGCCCTCCTAGGGGTTCCACTAGTGCCACTCCAAATAGTCCTTCCGTGGGTGATCAGCAAGTACACTGCAGGCTCCAGGCCCCTCAACGTAAACCTCAATGCCATGCCATTCAG GTTACTTATGGGTTTGGAGTTTGCCTGGTTGGTGTGGATTACCCCATCTATGAAGCTACCAGATGGAACATTTCCTGTGTATTACTATGGACTTCTCATAGTCAGCTATGCCTTTCATCAG GTGGCCCTCTACTGTATGTTTGTCTCCTCCATGGCCTTCCACGCCCGTATCTCTGACCCAGTGATGGGGGGTACGTATATGACCCTCCTGAACACTTTATCCAACCTAGGGGGCAACTGGCCCCCAACGGTTGCCCTGTGGCTGGTTGACAACCTGACATGGAAGTCTTGTCTAGGGGGTAGTGAGGAGGGACTTGACTGTGATGTCCACGCTGAAGTTGAG GCTTGCACAGGTGCGGGAGGGAAGTGCATTACAGACGTTGATGGCTACTACATAGAGTCGGCGATCTGTGTAGTCATTGGCTTTGTGTGGTATTGGATGTACAGACGACGCATTCTTCGACTCCAAGACCTTCCCCTCAGCTTATGGAAATTAAAGGGACTCCAGCAATCGAGGGATTGA